In the Cellvibrio sp. KY-GH-1 genome, CAAAGCGGGTTTTGGCAGCAATTTCGATCCCCTTGCCAAAATCAAACATCCCGATACGGAATTCGGCCCTCATGTAGATAGCCACTCCGAAGCCCCCCAAAGCGGATTGGCCGATCCAGGAATTGGTTTGCGCGACCATATGAAACTGTATGGCCGACGCGTGTTGACCTACGCCGACATCCGCGGACTGCACCCCACTTATGACAAGCGCGAACCCTCACGGGAAATTGAGCTGCACCTGACCGGAAATATGCGTCGTTACATGTGGTCGATTAACGGTCTCAATTTTGCCGATGCCGAGCCACTGGAATTGGCGTTTGGTGAGCGTGTCCGAATTATCCTGGTCAACGACACCATGATGACCCATCCCATCCATTTGCATGGGTTATGGAGCGAGTTGGAAACGGGTGATCCTGAGTACATCCCTCGCAAGCACACCATCATCGTCCAGCCTGGATCCCGTATCAGCTACCTCGTCACCGCCGATGCCAAAGGCCGTTGGGCTTATCACTGCCATTTGCTTTACCACATGCTCGGCATGATGCGTGAAGTCAGGGTCGTTTAGGAGAACACCATGAAAAACCTATCAACAAAACTTACCCTGACACTGTGGGCAGCCGCATTTTCCAGTCTGCCGGTATTGGCCCATGAGGGGGATGACCCTTTACTGGCGCGCGTCATGATCGACCAATTCGAGTGGCGCGACGGTGGGGATGAAGCTGATCCTTACGTCCTGGAGGCGCAAGCCTGGATCGGTAAAGACCTGCACAAACTCTGGATTAAAACCGATGTGGAACGTGTGAATGGTGAAACTGAGGAAGCTGAAATACAAGCGCTATACAGCCATGCCATTGCCCCTTTTTGGGACGTACAAGTCGGTGTGCGCAAAGACTTGAAGCCCACACCTGATCGCGAATGGGGTGTCATTGGTATCCAGGGACTAGCGCCGTATTTCTTTGAAATTGATGCGGCATTGTTTGTCGGGGATTCCGGGGATACGGCCGCGCGTCTGTCGGCAGAATATGAATGGATGTTTACCCAAAAAGTAGTTTTATCCCCGGAAATCTCGGTGAACTTTTATGGCCAGAACGATATGCACCGGCTGACGGGTTCAGGTCTCTCGGATGCCCAGGCAGGCTTACGGTTGCGTTACGAAATTCGTCGTGAATTTGCACCCTATATTGGTGTGAACTGGACGAGAAGCTTCGGCAATACCGCCGATTTTGTAAGAGACCATGGCGAATCAACCAGTGATACCCAATGGGTAGCTGGCGTTCGGGCCTGGTTTTAAATAGCTGTTTATCCAACGTTAACTAACGAGGACTTAATGATGAAAAAAATACTGATGAATGCTGCTCTGATCTTGTCCAGCACACTACTGATCGCTCCAGCGTTTGCGCATGATCCGGCAGAACACGCCAAAACGGCGGAAGCACCCGATTGTGAAGCCATGAAAAAAATGGATCATTCCAAGATGGATATGAACGATCCGGTCATGCAAGCGCTGATGAAAAAATGCAGCGCTGCACACAGCGAGCATGGCGATCAACACCAGGGAATGGACCATGGTAAGACAACTACCACCAGTAAAGCGGCATCCAGTACAAACCACGAAGGTCATGGCGGCCATTAACAAATTGATGGGAGTGCGACGGTCGTCGCCCTCCCATCTCTATGAGGAGAAGACTGTATGACGTTGATCAAAGTGATACTGCTAACAGCCATTATTATGCTGCTCGCAGGGCTGGGTTTTATTTATTCCGGCGTTTACCCGATGGGTGCCGATGTCCCGCATAACCGGCTGACTTATAGGGCATTGGAAACCTTGCGGGAACAATCGATTGCACGTGCTGCCGCCGATATTCAGGTACCGGATCTTTCGGATGCTGAATTGCTGTTGGCGGGTGGACCTGACTATAACGACATGTGCGCCCAATGCCATTTGAAACCGGGCGTGAAGCGCAGTGATATGAGTATCGGGCTTTATCCCAGCCCACCTAATTTGTCTCTAGCGCTGGATGATCACGAGCACACCCATGCAGGTGGTAACGCAGCCAGTGCGAAGCGCCAATTCTGGATCATCAAGCACGGCATCAAAGCTAGCGGTATGCCAGCTTGGGGGCTGACCCATGACGACCAACGGATTTGGGGCATGGTGGCGTTTATCCAGAAATTGCCGACCTTGACTCCAGAGCAATACCAGATCCTGACCGCACGCGAGCCAGCTGAAACCAGCCACCACTAAGCGCCCGATAAATAGGGATCGGTTTGATACATCTCAAACAAGCACTATCAGTGACCCCTATGATTACTGAATAACTCAACTGCCAAGAGGTTTACTGATGGAACACACACACGCACATTCTCACCATGAACAAAAGGCGAACCTTACATTGAAAGATCCGGTTTGCGGTATGGCGGTCACCCCTGCATCGCCCCATCACATTGAGCATCAGGCGAAAACCTATCATTTCTGTAGCGCGAGCTGTCAGGCAAAGTTCAAAGCTGATCCCGGCAAGTATCTGAGGACACCAAGTAACGGCAATGTTGGCGATACAGCACCGGCAATATCTGGGTCCGGAGCCGTTTATACCTGCCCAATGCACCCCGAGATTCGTCAAGATCATCCCGGCAGTTGCCCAAAGTGTGGAATGGCTCTGGAGCCA is a window encoding:
- a CDS encoding cytochrome c; protein product: MTLIKVILLTAIIMLLAGLGFIYSGVYPMGADVPHNRLTYRALETLREQSIARAAADIQVPDLSDAELLLAGGPDYNDMCAQCHLKPGVKRSDMSIGLYPSPPNLSLALDDHEHTHAGGNAASAKRQFWIIKHGIKASGMPAWGLTHDDQRIWGMVAFIQKLPTLTPEQYQILTAREPAETSHH
- a CDS encoding copper resistance protein B; its protein translation is MKNLSTKLTLTLWAAAFSSLPVLAHEGDDPLLARVMIDQFEWRDGGDEADPYVLEAQAWIGKDLHKLWIKTDVERVNGETEEAEIQALYSHAIAPFWDVQVGVRKDLKPTPDREWGVIGIQGLAPYFFEIDAALFVGDSGDTAARLSAEYEWMFTQKVVLSPEISVNFYGQNDMHRLTGSGLSDAQAGLRLRYEIRREFAPYIGVNWTRSFGNTADFVRDHGESTSDTQWVAGVRAWF